The Crocinitomicaceae bacterium genome includes a region encoding these proteins:
- a CDS encoding helix-turn-helix domain-containing protein — MANALSITVKESLKDLRSLLKKSADHHGPKIKMLIEIKRSDRALGKNELAELIGVNHNSIQTWRTKYQKGGISKLLKDGRIGFKPSIISKSVHKKIKLKLCSEDAAFSSYKQLHAWVENNFIKGVNYNSLRHYVKRHFGASLKVPRKSHIKRIKKRLLLLKKLQTNL, encoded by the coding sequence ATGGCAAATGCACTCTCTATTACGGTGAAAGAATCGCTTAAGGACTTAAGAAGTCTCTTAAAAAAATCTGCAGACCACCACGGTCCGAAAATAAAAATGCTTATTGAGATCAAGCGTTCTGATCGAGCATTAGGCAAGAATGAATTAGCGGAACTGATAGGTGTAAATCACAACAGTATTCAGACATGGCGGACTAAATATCAAAAGGGCGGTATATCCAAATTATTAAAGGATGGTAGAATTGGATTTAAGCCCTCCATAATAAGTAAGTCTGTGCATAAGAAAATTAAATTGAAGCTTTGTTCAGAGGATGCCGCATTTTCAAGCTACAAACAATTACATGCGTGGGTGGAAAATAATTTTATTAAAGGAGTTAATTACAACAGCTTGCGTCATTATGTTAAAAGGCACTTTGGCGCATCGTTAAAAGTACCCCGCAAGAGTCATATTAAAAGGATAAAGAAGCGGTTGCTACTTTTAAAAAAACTTCAAACGAATCTGTAA
- a CDS encoding transposase — translation MSTKYRFHKPEAAYFISFATVNWVDIFTREIYFEILIDSIKYCRKNKGLELFCYCIMPNHVHMICQLPIN, via the coding sequence ATGAGTACTAAATATCGTTTTCATAAACCTGAGGCTGCCTATTTTATAAGTTTTGCAACTGTCAACTGGGTGGATATTTTTACGAGAGAAATCTATTTTGAAATTCTGATTGACAGTATTAAATATTGTCGCAAAAACAAAGGACTTGAATTATTTTGTTACTGCATAATGCCAAATCATGTACACATGATATGTCAGCTCCCCATCAATTAG
- a CDS encoding IS630 family transposase has product MWTTHKNRAGSNSKGVKPVCTYQHKFENTYLYGAFSPINGDSFLLELPYCNTDCFQYFIQELSKQNPKELKLIVLDNGAFHKAKKLIIPENIILIFLPPYSPELNPAEKIWWQLKQEFVCKSFNTIDQLGKHLAKVVRRIITTKTVKKICSFKYLLCSF; this is encoded by the coding sequence ATTTGGACTACTCACAAGAACAGGGCGGGTTCTAACAGCAAAGGGGTAAAACCCGTTTGTACTTATCAACACAAATTCGAAAACACATACCTATATGGAGCATTCTCACCAATAAATGGAGATAGCTTTTTGTTGGAACTGCCTTATTGTAATACAGATTGCTTTCAATATTTTATTCAAGAATTATCAAAGCAGAATCCAAAAGAACTTAAACTAATCGTGCTTGACAACGGAGCCTTCCATAAGGCAAAGAAACTAATCATACCCGAGAATATCATTTTAATTTTTCTGCCGCCTTATAGTCCAGAACTAAACCCCGCCGAGAAAATTTGGTGGCAACTCAAACAAGAGTTCGTTTGCAAATCCTTTAATACCATCGATCAATTGGGCAAACACTTAGCCAAGGTTGTGAGGAGAATAATTACAACAAAAACAGTAAAGAAAATTTGTTCCTTCAAATATTTATTATGCTCTTTTTAG
- a CDS encoding transposase, with translation MTSRRKRRNFNPEFKVKVVLEALKERESIQQLAQKYEIHPNQITAWKQEFVKNAACIFSSDQKDTAMSDKDRENLLARIGQLLVENDFLKKSLS, from the coding sequence ATGACCTCAAGAAGAAAGAGAAGGAACTTCAACCCGGAGTTCAAAGTAAAAGTAGTTCTGGAAGCTCTGAAAGAACGAGAATCAATTCAGCAACTCGCTCAGAAGTATGAAATTCATCCAAATCAGATTACTGCCTGGAAACAAGAATTTGTAAAAAATGCGGCGTGTATTTTTTCATCTGACCAAAAAGATACAGCGATGAGTGATAAAGATCGCGAAAATCTGTTAGCGCGCATTGGACAACTTCTGGTGGAAAATGACTTTTTAAAAAAAAGTCTCTCCTAG
- a CDS encoding outer membrane lipoprotein carrier protein LolA: protein MKSTVAFLLLILTAGFSFGQDEKAKKILDEISVKTKAYETMIFEFTVVVAAPGQDAITQNGKVYIKGEKYFLSLPEQEIYCDGETITTYLINDNECYTRSVEDVEEGEIVSPSQLLTVWEEGYKYKYIQETTYADRPAHEIHLYPKDPADSKFHTIILKIDIEKMEVVFFMVKGKDGTNTKYKISKFEKNTTISDSKFVFDKAKHPGVVCQEE, encoded by the coding sequence ATGAAATCTACCGTTGCATTTTTACTGCTCATATTAACTGCAGGATTCAGTTTTGGACAAGATGAAAAAGCCAAAAAAATTCTTGATGAAATCAGCGTTAAAACCAAAGCTTACGAAACCATGATTTTTGAATTTACCGTTGTGGTAGCAGCGCCCGGTCAGGATGCCATTACTCAAAACGGAAAAGTTTATATCAAAGGTGAAAAATATTTTCTAAGCTTGCCTGAACAAGAAATTTATTGCGATGGAGAAACTATTACAACCTATTTGATCAATGATAATGAATGCTACACGCGCTCAGTTGAAGATGTTGAAGAAGGAGAAATTGTTTCACCAAGCCAGTTACTCACCGTGTGGGAAGAAGGCTATAAATACAAATACATTCAAGAAACAACATACGCAGATAGACCAGCGCATGAGATTCATTTATATCCAAAAGATCCAGCTGATAGTAAATTTCACACCATCATTTTAAAAATTGATATTGAAAAAATGGAAGTAGTTTTTTTCATGGTAAAAGGCAAAGACGGAACCAATACGAAATACAAAATTTCAAAATTTGAAAAAAACACAACTATTTCAGACAGCAAATTTGTATTTGACAAAGCCAAACATCCGGGTGTTGTTTGTCAAGAAGAATAA
- a CDS encoding DNA translocase FtsK produces the protein MKKKGNEYLEPSETSPDIPISSAGNDKKEKKSRRKKADDKEGLQEDAAKIRKVRNFDLFSPLRKLFDKENRRTNLTTGALFVLFSVYQFLSFISYFFTWKDDQSLVLKDGLLSFMFSASETEVANHLGKFGAWISHLFIYEWFGLGSFFFPLLFFCGGVFLLFRIQLTDLRKLIKRSIVAIFVSSLFFGFFTTQQSYPYGGAVGYYFNVWLKSGFGNFGAFLFHLVLLFITTVQMFNPDFKSIAQRLGLIKEKQEKRSTELTEEKTDSIPDIDVKNSITENELIPEETSSPIELTPEESDEIEDQDESDSILEITQENTEEPIIESTEEFQVEVATPDEVLPEDSLEGLNKDFGDYDPKLDLSSYVLPSVDLMENYGGNQLQINKEELEANKNRIVEALGYYNIEIAKIKATVGPTVTLYEIVPAPGVRISKIKNLSDDIALSLAANGIRIIAPIPGKGTIGIEVPNSKPDMVSMRALIASEKFQNTDMELPVVMGKTISNETFMFDLAKAPHLLCAGATGQGKSVGLNAILVSLLYKKHPAQIKFVMVDPKKVELTLYQKIEKHFLAKLPDSEEAIITDTSKVVNTMKSLCIEMDERYELLKNAGVRDIKEYNKKFISRKLNPEKGHRYLPYIVVVIDEFADLIMTAGKEIEHPIARLAQLARAIGIHLIVATQRPSVNVITGMIKANFPARIAFKVSSKIDSRTILDQTGADQLIGRGDMLISFGNDLTRLQCGFVDTAEVDRICDFIGDQRGYQSAFLLPEYVGEEGDSELDVDLSQKDTLFDESARMVVMHQQGSASLLQRKLSIGYNRAGRIIDQLEAAGVIGPFKGSKAREVLISDLPSLELFLQNLK, from the coding sequence ATGAAGAAAAAAGGTAATGAATATTTAGAGCCGAGTGAAACGAGCCCGGATATTCCAATATCTTCAGCAGGTAATGATAAAAAGGAGAAAAAGTCAAGACGCAAAAAAGCTGACGACAAAGAGGGTTTGCAGGAAGATGCTGCAAAAATTAGAAAGGTTAGAAATTTTGATTTATTCTCACCCCTTAGAAAATTGTTTGACAAGGAAAACAGGCGAACCAACTTAACAACAGGTGCATTATTCGTTCTGTTTTCAGTCTACCAATTTTTATCATTTATTTCTTATTTTTTCACATGGAAAGATGACCAGAGTTTGGTATTAAAGGATGGTTTACTTAGTTTCATGTTTAGTGCTTCAGAGACAGAGGTAGCAAATCACCTTGGAAAATTTGGCGCCTGGATATCACACCTCTTTATTTATGAATGGTTTGGCTTGGGATCGTTTTTCTTTCCACTGTTGTTTTTTTGTGGGGGCGTTTTCTTATTATTCAGGATTCAACTTACTGATCTTAGAAAATTAATTAAAAGATCAATAGTTGCAATTTTTGTTAGTTCATTATTTTTTGGATTCTTCACAACACAACAATCTTACCCTTACGGAGGAGCAGTTGGGTATTATTTCAACGTATGGCTAAAATCAGGATTTGGAAATTTTGGAGCATTTCTTTTTCATCTTGTTTTATTATTTATTACCACCGTTCAAATGTTTAACCCAGACTTTAAAAGTATAGCACAACGGCTTGGTCTGATAAAAGAAAAACAAGAAAAAAGATCAACTGAATTAACCGAAGAAAAGACAGACAGTATACCAGATATTGATGTAAAAAATTCAATCACAGAAAATGAATTAATTCCTGAAGAAACATCTTCACCTATTGAACTAACGCCGGAAGAATCAGATGAGATAGAAGACCAGGATGAAAGTGATAGCATACTTGAAATCACTCAAGAAAATACAGAAGAACCAATAATAGAATCAACGGAAGAATTTCAAGTAGAGGTTGCGACACCTGATGAAGTATTGCCAGAAGACTCTTTAGAAGGGCTGAATAAAGATTTTGGAGACTATGACCCAAAACTTGATTTGTCAAGTTACGTTTTACCTTCAGTAGATTTAATGGAGAATTACGGCGGTAATCAACTCCAGATTAATAAGGAAGAATTAGAAGCGAATAAGAACAGAATAGTTGAAGCCTTAGGTTATTACAATATTGAAATAGCCAAGATAAAAGCTACAGTTGGCCCGACAGTAACCTTGTATGAAATAGTTCCGGCCCCCGGCGTGCGTATCTCAAAAATTAAAAATTTATCAGATGATATTGCCCTTAGTTTGGCGGCAAACGGAATACGCATTATTGCACCAATACCTGGCAAAGGAACCATTGGAATTGAAGTTCCAAATTCCAAACCAGACATGGTATCAATGCGTGCGTTGATTGCATCAGAAAAATTTCAAAATACTGACATGGAATTACCTGTAGTAATGGGTAAAACTATCTCAAACGAAACGTTTATGTTTGACCTTGCTAAGGCGCCTCACTTGCTGTGTGCCGGGGCTACAGGTCAGGGGAAATCAGTTGGACTGAATGCTATTTTAGTGTCATTGCTTTATAAAAAACATCCGGCGCAAATAAAATTTGTGATGGTGGATCCAAAAAAAGTAGAGCTCACGCTGTACCAAAAAATAGAAAAACATTTTCTTGCCAAATTGCCGGATTCAGAAGAAGCAATCATTACGGATACCAGCAAAGTAGTGAACACAATGAAATCACTATGTATTGAAATGGATGAACGTTACGAATTGTTGAAGAATGCAGGAGTAAGAGATATCAAGGAGTACAATAAAAAATTTATATCTCGCAAGTTAAATCCTGAAAAAGGACATCGGTATCTGCCATATATAGTTGTTGTAATTGATGAGTTTGCAGATTTAATAATGACCGCAGGCAAAGAAATTGAACACCCAATTGCCAGATTGGCTCAGCTTGCCCGTGCAATAGGTATTCACCTGATTGTTGCCACGCAACGGCCTTCAGTAAATGTAATAACCGGAATGATAAAAGCAAATTTTCCGGCGCGCATTGCTTTTAAAGTATCTTCTAAAATTGACTCACGCACCATACTTGATCAAACAGGTGCTGATCAATTAATTGGACGTGGAGATATGTTGATTTCATTTGGGAATGATCTCACCCGTTTACAATGTGGATTTGTTGATACTGCCGAGGTAGACAGAATTTGCGATTTCATTGGTGATCAACGAGGGTACCAAAGTGCCTTTTTATTACCAGAATATGTTGGTGAAGAAGGTGATTCAGAATTAGATGTAGACTTGAGTCAAAAAGATACATTGTTTGATGAGTCAGCAAGAATGGTTGTGATGCATCAGCAAGGTTCAGCATCTCTTTTGCAGAGAAAACTGAGTATTGGGTATAATCGCGCAGGTAGAATTATAGATCAACTTGAAGCAGCAGGAGTTATTGGCCCATTTAAAGGAAGTAAAGCCCGAGAAGTATTAATCAGTGACTTACCTTCACTGGAGTTATTTTTACAAAATCTTAAGTGA
- a CDS encoding fibronectin type III domain-containing protein has translation MRIFLTLTDFSVPSYQVKLRFKFEGNGYSITTSSLLNLPSTTLSPGVPVEISGSDLAPYLSTENLIFSGIDQTQYQLHKTLPEGPCMICVEVIDFTNPNQPVLSGPNACTQVWFSLNDPPLLNTPFCGNEISPTDPQQIVFSWSPLHMNSINSSGTQYVFELFEIRPDGADPNQVVNSSLPIFMQITNQTFINYSITEPQLQIGMSYAWRVRAQDMDGHDFFRNNGYSSVCTFTYGNIASSVADGITLTLNSNGIGTRVGYAWWNVSSTFTHYKLELRKTGNPNYVWFPYESTTGELKIYQLEPATQYECRVKGCIDDDFESEWSNVSVFTTQPVPDYACGSTTTPPLDATITPLTNAIAGMTFTIGQFEMLVTDIQPLDPVLQPGHYSGTGKIQVGFALINLRVKFDDILVDEYLMVRSGKVEAITQGMDQWIYENVIPQPDYFVDGTITDFSWNDSTSITVWVDGVAQSFNFQNGEPIIIQDDEGMIYTFNADGTYSVVSTLVYSSDYLAATKDYRIDFEVYDEQEFGFDKKEYAAWISNYEVIRLLDSTNYFVAYKSLAPDQSDYVIASIKSENQLSGLSFVALENGSERQLTAEEINDTTYKILLDGMSSSCYVYAKDNELRIGKLWVKVLEEISFDVVLVPVNGATLSQIENIENQLNEIYAQANVTFNVTIAENYNSTTRISTLTVNFRTVISVWCHTIQMKCACCVSNILRVIQPIIKTNITYSLYQNFTRPN, from the coding sequence ATGAGAATTTTTTTGACGCTCACTGATTTTTCTGTTCCATCTTATCAGGTGAAATTGCGATTTAAGTTTGAAGGAAATGGATACAGTATCACCACTTCATCTCTTCTAAATTTACCATCTACCACTTTGTCTCCGGGTGTGCCGGTTGAAATATCGGGCAGTGATCTGGCACCTTATCTTTCAACTGAGAATTTAATTTTTTCAGGTATTGATCAAACGCAGTATCAATTGCACAAGACACTGCCCGAGGGGCCATGCATGATTTGTGTTGAAGTAATTGATTTCACTAATCCCAATCAACCAGTTTTGTCAGGACCCAATGCATGTACCCAGGTTTGGTTTTCGCTCAATGATCCTCCGCTTTTGAATACTCCTTTTTGTGGTAATGAAATTTCACCCACTGATCCGCAGCAAATAGTTTTTTCGTGGTCGCCGCTTCACATGAATTCTATCAACAGCAGCGGAACGCAATACGTGTTTGAGCTTTTTGAAATTCGCCCCGATGGTGCTGACCCCAATCAGGTAGTGAATTCTTCTCTGCCCATTTTCATGCAAATTACCAATCAAACTTTTATCAATTACAGCATCACCGAACCGCAGTTGCAAATTGGTATGTCTTACGCCTGGAGAGTTCGCGCGCAGGATATGGATGGACATGATTTTTTTAGAAACAATGGTTATTCATCTGTCTGCACATTTACCTACGGGAATATTGCATCATCTGTAGCCGATGGTATCACACTCACATTAAACTCAAACGGCATTGGAACCCGCGTGGGGTATGCGTGGTGGAATGTCTCATCAACTTTTACACACTATAAATTAGAGCTGCGCAAAACCGGAAATCCAAATTACGTGTGGTTTCCGTATGAATCAACAACGGGTGAATTAAAAATTTATCAGCTTGAACCAGCTACACAATATGAGTGCAGAGTGAAAGGTTGCATTGATGATGATTTTGAAAGTGAGTGGAGCAATGTTTCAGTTTTCACTACACAACCTGTACCTGATTATGCTTGCGGAAGCACCACCACACCACCCCTTGATGCAACCATCACACCACTTACCAACGCCATAGCCGGCATGACTTTTACCATTGGTCAATTTGAAATGTTGGTCACCGATATTCAACCACTTGATCCTGTTTTACAACCCGGACATTATAGCGGAACGGGAAAAATTCAAGTTGGATTTGCGCTCATTAATCTGCGCGTAAAATTTGATGATATTCTGGTGGATGAATATCTGATGGTACGAAGCGGAAAAGTGGAAGCCATTACCCAAGGCATGGATCAGTGGATTTATGAAAACGTGATTCCGCAGCCCGATTATTTTGTTGATGGAACCATCACTGATTTTTCATGGAATGATTCTACTTCAATTACCGTTTGGGTTGATGGAGTTGCCCAGAGTTTTAATTTTCAAAACGGTGAACCCATCATTATTCAAGATGACGAAGGCATGATCTACACCTTTAATGCTGACGGCACTTATAGCGTGGTGAGTACTTTGGTTTACAGTTCAGATTATCTTGCCGCCACCAAAGATTATCGCATAGATTTTGAAGTGTACGATGAACAAGAATTTGGTTTTGATAAAAAAGAATACGCAGCATGGATCAGTAATTATGAAGTGATTCGCTTGCTTGATTCTACTAATTATTTTGTTGCCTATAAATCTCTGGCTCCTGATCAAAGTGATTATGTCATTGCAAGCATCAAAAGTGAAAATCAACTTAGCGGTTTAAGTTTTGTTGCACTTGAAAACGGATCAGAGAGACAACTCACCGCAGAAGAAATCAATGACACTACCTACAAAATTCTGCTTGATGGCATGAGCAGTTCATGCTACGTTTACGCAAAAGATAATGAACTGCGCATTGGAAAATTATGGGTGAAAGTATTGGAAGAAATTTCATTTGATGTGGTGCTTGTTCCGGTTAACGGAGCGACACTTTCACAGATAGAAAACATAGAAAATCAACTCAACGAAATTTACGCACAGGCAAACGTAACATTCAACGTAACCATAGCAGAAAATTACAACTCAACTACCAGGATCTCAACGCTGACGGTAAACTTCAGAACGGTGATATCAGTTTGGTGTCACACTATTCAGATGAAATGCGCTTGCTGCGTGAGCAATATTTTGAGAGTGATTCAGCCGATCATCAAAACAAATATTACCTATTCATTATACCAGAATTTTACGAGGCCGAACTAG
- a CDS encoding AHH domain-containing protein, translated as MTLAPAGEDGTDAIRLEEIRWLDSPENVDVIHEFENIYYTKQGTGELVSGDLEVVRLTGDGGVFVREVEYVDQIAKNFPLIKSISNDWNHLNLTYEYVDDYVRVLSPSGVEIGKFVKEGGDEIFEIGDDFFTATGSGGTTPISGITVKTSSGEIITGAGFVQNGNTINFVENATSYGNELVQNAIKNRGILRQNIPGILPGQEAHHIIPVQLLKENDVVKKAVEGGFNFNSIDNGMALDKYSSKTGLGRHGPHPNYTNQIRQALDDWSEVTPNFTTQQAKEFLDIITSEIRNTINSTSGRINMLDLGL; from the coding sequence GTGACGCTCGCGCCAGCGGGGGAAGATGGAACTGATGCCATTAGATTAGAAGAAATTCGTTGGCTTGACTCACCAGAAAATGTTGATGTTATTCACGAATTTGAAAACATCTACTATACAAAACAAGGAACGGGAGAACTTGTTTCAGGAGATCTGGAGGTTGTGCGACTCACGGGGGATGGTGGGGTGTTTGTTAGGGAGGTGGAGTATGTGGATCAAATAGCCAAGAACTTTCCGCTTATCAAATCTATATCCAACGATTGGAATCATTTGAATCTGACTTATGAGTATGTAGATGACTATGTTCGTGTTCTTTCACCATCAGGAGTTGAAATCGGGAAATTTGTAAAAGAGGGTGGAGACGAAATATTCGAGATTGGTGATGATTTCTTCACAGCAACGGGTTCCGGTGGTACTACACCAATTTCAGGCATAACGGTTAAAACATCTTCAGGTGAAATTATTACCGGCGCCGGATTTGTTCAGAACGGAAATACAATAAATTTTGTTGAGAATGCAACTTCATATGGAAATGAACTTGTCCAAAATGCGATTAAAAATCGTGGTATCCTTCGCCAAAATATTCCTGGCATTCTTCCCGGTCAAGAAGCGCATCATATCATACCTGTTCAGTTATTAAAAGAGAATGATGTTGTCAAAAAAGCAGTTGAAGGTGGATTTAATTTTAACAGCATTGACAACGGAATGGCATTGGATAAATATTCAAGTAAAACAGGGCTGGGGCGACATGGACCACATCCGAATTATACTAATCAAATAAGGCAAGCTTTGGATGATTGGTCAGAGGTGACTCCGAATTTCACAACTCAACAAGCGAAAGAATTTTTAGATATTATTACGAGTGAGATTCGGAACACGATTAATTCTACTTCTGGCAGGATTAATATGTTAGACTTAGGTTTATAA
- a CDS encoding transposase translates to MSTKYRFHKPEAAYFISFATVNWVDIFTREIYFEILIDSIKYCRKNKGLELFCYCIMPNHVHMIFRSKNEDPSGLIRDFKGNTSRMLIKSIKENPRESRKEYLLKMFEEAGSTKSNVEKFQVWQHDNIPIELYSNKVIKQKFDYIHNNPVEEGLVFNAIDWRYSSARNYFGDDTVVEIDIIGSKIEK, encoded by the coding sequence ATGAGTACTAAATATCGTTTTCATAAACCTGAGGCTGCCTATTTTATAAGTTTTGCAACTGTCAACTGGGTGGATATTTTTACGAGAGAAATCTATTTTGAAATTCTGATTGACAGTATTAAATATTGTCGCAAAAACAAAGGACTTGAATTATTTTGTTACTGCATAATGCCAAATCATGTACACATGATATTTCGTTCTAAAAATGAAGATCCAAGTGGTTTGATACGGGATTTTAAAGGTAACACATCTAGGATGTTAATCAAATCAATAAAAGAAAACCCACGTGAGAGCAGAAAAGAATATCTGCTAAAAATGTTTGAGGAAGCTGGATCTACAAAATCAAATGTTGAAAAATTTCAAGTTTGGCAACATGATAATATACCAATTGAATTATACAGTAACAAAGTCATCAAACAAAAATTTGATTACATTCATAATAACCCGGTTGAAGAGGGATTAGTGTTCAATGCGATTGATTGGAGATACAGCAGTGCAAGAAATTATTTTGGAGATGACACTGTTGTTGAAATAGACATTATAGGTTCAAAAATTGAAAAATGA
- a CDS encoding FAD-binding protein has product MSDLTLFKKIDQDDIRFFISILGADNVISDVESLKAFASDHTEDFVFIPEICVLPSSALQVSEIMTYCYAENIPVTPQGALTGLSGGALPLLGGVVLSTRKLNRILHIDTKNCQVTVEPGVITQVLQNAVAEYKLSYPPDPASKGSCSIGGNLAENSGGPKAVKYGVTNEYVLNLEVVLSTGEIIWTGANVLKNATGYNLTQLIVGSEGTLGIITKAVLKLIPLPSLNKLMLVPFHFAEQACEAVAEIFMAGITPSGLEFMERDALVWTANFIQEEDLKIPDHIQAHLLIEVDGHDEDVLMKDCEKILSVIEKFKVDDVLFAESEAQKNKLWNLRRKVGEAVKSQSVYKEEDTVVPRFELPKLLKGVKEIGLRYGFKSVCYGHAGDGNLHVNIIKGDLSEAMWNNELPKAIEEIFNLTVSLSGTISGEHGIGYVQQRYMSIAFTEVELNIMKGIKKVFDPKGILNPGKIFP; this is encoded by the coding sequence ATGTCTGATCTAACTTTATTTAAAAAGATTGATCAAGATGATATCCGTTTTTTTATCAGCATTCTCGGAGCTGATAATGTCATATCTGATGTTGAATCACTGAAAGCTTTTGCAAGTGATCATACAGAAGATTTTGTTTTTATTCCTGAAATTTGTGTACTGCCGTCAAGTGCTTTGCAGGTTTCTGAAATAATGACTTATTGTTATGCAGAAAACATTCCGGTTACTCCACAGGGGGCTCTAACTGGACTCAGCGGCGGAGCCTTACCGCTTTTGGGTGGTGTTGTTTTGTCAACAAGAAAACTGAATCGCATACTCCATATTGATACTAAAAATTGTCAAGTGACTGTTGAACCAGGTGTAATCACGCAGGTTTTGCAGAATGCAGTGGCAGAATATAAATTGTCTTATCCTCCTGATCCTGCTAGCAAGGGTTCATGTTCAATTGGTGGAAATCTTGCAGAAAATTCAGGCGGCCCCAAGGCTGTAAAATATGGAGTTACCAATGAGTATGTCTTGAATTTAGAAGTAGTTTTATCCACTGGTGAAATTATTTGGACAGGTGCAAATGTGCTCAAAAATGCAACCGGATATAATCTTACTCAACTCATCGTGGGTTCTGAAGGTACATTAGGTATTATTACTAAAGCAGTTCTGAAATTAATTCCGCTGCCATCGCTCAATAAATTGATGTTGGTTCCTTTTCACTTTGCTGAGCAGGCATGTGAAGCTGTCGCTGAAATTTTTATGGCTGGCATCACCCCAAGCGGACTTGAATTTATGGAGCGAGACGCACTTGTATGGACAGCAAATTTCATTCAAGAAGAAGATTTGAAAATTCCTGATCACATTCAGGCTCACTTGCTAATTGAAGTTGACGGACATGATGAAGATGTCCTAATGAAAGATTGTGAAAAAATTCTATCGGTAATTGAAAAATTTAAAGTTGATGATGTGCTTTTTGCAGAATCTGAAGCGCAGAAGAATAAGCTTTGGAATTTGAGGCGTAAAGTAGGAGAGGCGGTAAAAAGTCAATCTGTATATAAAGAAGAAGATACAGTTGTACCCCGGTTTGAATTGCCAAAATTATTGAAAGGGGTTAAAGAAATTGGTCTGCGCTATGGTTTCAAATCTGTCTGCTATGGTCACGCAGGTGATGGTAATTTGCATGTAAATATTATTAAGGGTGATCTCTCTGAAGCAATGTGGAATAATGAATTACCTAAGGCAATTGAAGAAATATTTAACTTGACCGTTTCTCTCAGTGGAACAATTTCAGGTGAGCACGGAATTGGTTACGTTCAGCAACGCTATATGTCTATAGCATTTACAGAGGTTGAATTGAATATTATGAAGGGCATTAAAAAAGTATTTGACCCTAAAGGCATTCTGAATCCCGGTAAAATATTTCCTTGA
- a CDS encoding IS3 family transposase yields the protein MSIDQRRMIVEKSHPKLSIRRQCQLLEISPSSLYYKPKGESQLNLFLMKKIDEQYLNKPFWGVPRMTRWLREHGYRVDKKRIGRLYKLLDLKAIVPGPHTSKSHPHHFKYPYLLRNLKIEKSNQVWATDITCIPMKTGYLYLSAIMDLHSRFIVGWSLSNTMEASWCTAVMKDAIARHGKPQIVNTDQGSQYTSSEHTELLKQNDIKISMDGTGRAIDNIFIERFWRTLKYEHLKFKDYHNGIELYKVIEEFMNDYNFDRMHSSLDYKRPANIYSKNDAA from the coding sequence ATGAGTATTGATCAACGCAGGATGATAGTTGAAAAGTCACATCCAAAACTTTCAATCAGAAGGCAGTGCCAACTTTTAGAAATATCGCCATCGAGTTTGTATTACAAACCAAAAGGCGAATCACAATTAAACTTGTTTTTAATGAAAAAAATTGATGAACAATACCTGAATAAACCTTTTTGGGGAGTTCCACGAATGACACGTTGGTTGAGAGAGCACGGCTACCGAGTGGACAAAAAAAGAATCGGCAGACTTTATAAATTATTGGATTTGAAAGCCATTGTTCCTGGGCCACACACATCAAAATCCCATCCACATCATTTTAAATATCCTTATCTGCTCAGAAATTTAAAAATCGAAAAATCGAATCAGGTTTGGGCCACTGACATTACCTGTATTCCAATGAAAACCGGCTACCTATATCTGTCGGCAATTATGGATTTGCACAGTCGTTTTATAGTTGGCTGGAGCTTGTCAAACACAATGGAAGCGTCATGGTGCACGGCAGTGATGAAAGATGCGATCGCGCGTCATGGTAAACCTCAAATTGTAAATACTGATCAGGGATCGCAATACACTTCTTCAGAACACACTGAACTTTTAAAACAAAATGACATCAAAATTTCAATGGATGGAACGGGAAGAGCCATTGACAATATTTTTATCGAACGCTTTTGGAGAACGCTCAAATACGAGCACTTAAAGTTCAAAGATTACCACAACGGTATTGAACTTTACAAGGTGATCGAGGAATTTATGAACGATTACAATTTTGATAGGATGCATAGCTCACTTGATTACAAAAGGCCAGCAAATATTTATTCCAAAAATGATGCAGCTTAA